The DNA sequence GTATCCCCTTCCTCTTCACCGAAGATGCGGTCGTTTGTGAGGGTGCCGTCGGGTTGCACATCGAAAGCGCGCACATGCATCCGTTCGGTGTCGTTGATGTAAAGGATAGACTCGTCCGGTGAAAAACAGATACCGTTGGGTCTATCAAAGTCATCGACGAGCAGAGTCAGGGTTTCACCGTTTAGGGACAGGCGATAGACCCCTTGAAAGTCGAGTTCCTTCTCTGATTCAACACCGTAGGCTGCACTGAGTCCGTAGGGGGGATCGGTGAAATAGATACTTCCGTCGGATTTTACGACGACATCGTTCGGACTGTTCAAACGTTTTCCCTGATAGTGTGATGCGATTGTGATGACGTGTCCGTCGGCTGTCGTTCTGGAGACCCGTCGGTTGGCGTGCTCACAGGCAATGAGGTGTCCGCCTTTATCGTAAGTCAAACCGTTTGACTTACCAGAGGGTTCACGAAAAACAGTCATTCCAGCGTTCGCATCCCATCTCCGCATCTTGTTTGCAGGAATATCGCTAAAAAGCAGAAACTGCTCTGTGGCGTGCCAGAGCGGTCCCTCAGTGAATTGGCAGCCTGTTGCTATCTGTTCGACGGCTGCCTCCGGATCAATCAGATCCGTTAATCGTCCATCTCGGACATCAAGTGCCATATTTTTCCTTTCAAATATTCTTGACAACGCTCTTAATTAATGTTAGCATAATTTTTAAAATAGTGGATATAAGGTTTCGCACAGTGAGAATGTGACTTGGGCGTTCATTAGAATTTAAAAAAAGAACGTGCCTGGAGCGACTCGAACGCTCGACCTTCAGCTCCGGAGGCTGACGCTCTATCCATCTGAGCTACAGGCACATAAATCTTCAAAGTCAGGGAGGTTCACGAATAAAACCGCCCCTGATTTACATGTATTCTTAATTTTAACAAATTCGGCATCTTTTGTCAAGTTTTTCCATCGAAAAAAATCTAAGGAGGAAGATCAGGGTGAAACGTAAATTTCAGAAGTTCTCAATCCTTGCGGTTCTGGTTGTCTTTTTATTCAGTTTCGCACCCGATATCGTAGAGAGCCGTCGCGGTGGCGGTTTTAGGGGCGGACGGAGTTTCAGTCGTAGCCGAAGTTATAGCCGTAGCACGACTCGGCGGAGTACCACACCGAGGCGGACCTATAGTAGTCCACGGACTTCAACGCGGACGACCCGCAGCACCGGCAGCACCTACAACACAAGTAGCGCGTCAAGAAGCACCGCTACACGTGCCAGCACAGTCGCGCGCCAGCGGCAGACTGCGACGAGTCGAGCAAGAGCCACGACCGCAACAAATCGAAGCACGACTGCGACCCGGAGCGCAACGCGCAGCCAGCAACGGCAGGTGAAAGCGCAAAATCGGAAACAGGTTCGACAACTCAAAGCAGAAAACCGGACGTTAAAACGCCAAAACAGAAGGGCGAATCGCGAGACGGCACGCGCTCGCCGCGATGCTCGCCAAACGATTAACGTCAATAATTTCGGGGGTTACTATCCAATGATGGGGTATTCAATGTACCCCTTGGCGGCGTCTATGGCGTTTAACAACCTCATGTTCGGTATCTATTTCCATGATTATTACAACCATTCGATTCGCCATAGTTACCTGTGGCACTATCACCATCGAAACTA is a window from the Candidatus Poribacteria bacterium genome containing:
- a CDS encoding SMP-30/gluconolactonase/LRE family protein; the protein is MALDVRDGRLTDLIDPEAAVEQIATGCQFTEGPLWHATEQFLLFSDIPANKMRRWDANAGMTVFREPSGKSNGLTYDKGGHLIACEHANRRVSRTTADGHVITIASHYQGKRLNSPNDVVVKSDGSIYFTDPPYGLSAAYGVESEKELDFQGVYRLSLNGETLTLLVDDFDRPNGICFSPDESILYINDTERMHVRAFDVQPDGTLTNDRIFGEEEGDTGKPDGMKADTQGNIYLTGPDGIWVFAPDGTHLGIILVPERAANLAWGGDDWKTLFITASTSVYRVACQTVGVAVP